From the Oryzias latipes chromosome 22, ASM223467v1 genome, one window contains:
- the LOC101172208 gene encoding gap junction alpha-10 protein-like, whose product MGDWNLLGSILEEVHIHSTIVGKIWLTILFIFRMLILGAAAEDVWDDEQSEFVCNTDQPGCKTVCYDRAFPISLIRYWVLQVIFVSAPSLLYMGHALYCIRMLEKERIRRRIHLKEELDDTDLDISEHKRVERELRRLEEHKKVKRAPLRGSLLRTYIIHILARSVVEVCFILGQYILYGIHLEPLYKCERLPCPNSVDCYISRPTEKTIFMVFMIAIAGVSLFLNILEISHLGVRKIKQTLYGERYTEDDSLIYRSKKKASLPQLCVMSSMSPHNGPLTQTFKVIPEEEMKSVHYSSGLKVNQEVPRHNSLVHFGPTGYTCPQTRMLPRSGHTCPTHEGQEVHTVFMEHHPAWGSVMSPVEMNATKLVDIHEEERPPSHQEHLQSGSTLRSGIIRDHTEDKRRESSVSELLFTNPRKTSVMMRPASESLSSISNSTAPSTHSSEESDELGSLQGDMPMMPPAGGRRMSMSMFLDISSIMKK is encoded by the exons ATGGGGGACTGGAACCTGCTGGGAAGCATCCTAGAAGAGGTCCACATTCATTCCACCATTGTGGGAAAGATCTGGCTCACCATCCTCTTCATTTTCCGCATGCTGATCCTGGGAGCAGCCGCCGAGGATGTGTGGGATGATGAGCAGTCCGAGTTTGTTTGCAACACGGACCAGCCTGGCTGCAAGACAGTCTGTTACGACAGAGCCTTCCCCATCTCCCTCATTCGATACTGGGTTCTGCAGGTCATCTTTGTGTCCGCACCTTCCCTGCTGTACATGGGCCACGCTCTGTACTGCATTCGAATGCTGGAGAAGGAGCGCATCAGGCGTCGCATACACCTGAAAGAGGAGCTGGACGATACAGATCTGGATATTAGCGAGCACAAACGCGTGGAAAGGGAGCTGAGAAGGCTGGAAGAGCACAAGAAGGTGAAGAGGGCTCCTCTTAGAGGCTCTCTTTTGAGAACATACATCATTCATATCCTTGCTCGCTCCGTGGTGGAGGTCTGCTTTATTCTTGGCCAATACATTCTTTATGGGATTCATCTGGAGCCTCTATATAAATGTGAGAGGTTGCCTTGCCCCAACAGCGTGGACTGTTACATCTCCAGGCCCACAGAGAAGACAATCTTCATGGTCTTCATGATTGCGATTGCTGGAGTGTCACTTTTCTTGAACATTCTGGAAATATCCCACCTGGGTGTTcgtaaaataaaacagactcTGTACGGAGAGCGATACACGGAGGACGACAGTTTGATTTACAGGTCTAAGAAAAAGGCGTCCTTACCACAGCTGTGTGTTATGAGCAGCATGTCGCCTCATAATGGGCCTTTGACCCAGACCTTTAAAGTGATACCAGAGGAAGAGATGAAATCTGTTCATTACAGCAGTGGACTCAAAGTCAACCAGGAAGTGCCAAGACACAACAGTTTGGTTCATTTTGGTCCAACTGGCTACACTTGCCCCCAAACAAGGATGTTACCCCGGTCTGGACATACATGTCCAACTCACGAAGGTCAAGAAGTACACACAGTATTTATGGAACATCATCCAGCCTGGGGCTCCGTCATGTCCCCAGTGGAAATGAATGCAACAAAACTTGTTGACATCCACGAGGAAGAGCGTCCTCCCAGCCATCAGGAACATTTGCAGTCTGGAAGCACTTTAAGGTCTGGAATAATCCGTGATCACACTGAAGACAAGAGGCGGGAGTCCTCAGTCAGTGAGCTCCTGTTCACCAACCCCAGGAAGACCAGTGTCATGATGAGACCTGCATCTGAGAGCTTATCCTCCATCAGCAACTCCACTGCTCCTTCAACACACAGCTCAGAGGAGTCAGACGAACTGGGCTCTCTGCAGGGAGACATGCCCATGATGCCACCTGCAGGCGGTCGAAGAATGTCCATG AGCATGTTTCTGGACATCTCGTCCATCATGAAGAAGTAA